In a genomic window of Anoxybacter fermentans:
- a CDS encoding S1C family serine protease: MAKEFKTSLLVYLVLLLLIVTIFGGIVYWSIPLVVNREAKEVPIIPEEQDTKSKVLSPPVDAAEERKDEPIADIVAKVGSSVVKITTVKERITYDFFYGQTQEQIKGEGSGVIIDKKGYILTNNHVVEGADQIRVFLIDQSGQERELEGRVLGRDSITDLAVVKVNGDDLPVAPLGDSDKIRVGDTAIAIGNPFGFSNTVTVGVISALNRDLPIREGTELLDLIQTDAAINPGNSGGALFNIHGEVIGINTAIIQGAQGLGFAIPINIAREIGQELIKKGKIERPWIGIYGGTVTPELKARLNLSVDKGVFIFRVIPDSPADLAGMRKNDILINFGGENLDSMEELLRELRKYKIGDIVQCVVLRDGKKLNLTLRLKERPDQIS; the protein is encoded by the coding sequence ATGGCCAAAGAGTTCAAAACCAGTTTATTAGTTTATCTGGTTTTACTGCTTTTGATAGTTACTATTTTTGGGGGGATAGTTTATTGGAGTATTCCCCTGGTGGTCAATCGGGAAGCAAAGGAAGTACCGATAATTCCTGAAGAACAGGATACCAAATCTAAGGTCTTAAGTCCACCGGTTGATGCTGCTGAGGAACGGAAAGATGAGCCTATAGCAGATATTGTAGCTAAAGTGGGTTCTTCAGTTGTTAAAATAACTACAGTTAAAGAACGGATTACTTATGACTTTTTTTATGGTCAGACTCAGGAGCAGATTAAAGGTGAAGGATCGGGTGTGATTATTGATAAAAAAGGTTATATCCTGACCAATAATCATGTAGTGGAAGGGGCAGATCAGATTCGTGTTTTTTTAATTGATCAATCAGGTCAAGAACGAGAACTTGAGGGTAGAGTTTTAGGTCGTGATTCCATTACTGATCTGGCAGTGGTTAAGGTTAATGGAGATGATCTTCCTGTTGCTCCATTGGGAGATTCAGATAAGATTCGGGTTGGGGATACGGCTATTGCTATTGGAAATCCTTTTGGATTTTCAAATACCGTAACTGTGGGCGTGATCAGTGCTTTAAACCGGGATTTACCGATTCGAGAAGGGACAGAACTTCTGGATCTGATTCAGACCGATGCTGCCATTAATCCCGGAAACAGTGGTGGTGCCCTTTTTAATATTCACGGAGAAGTAATTGGGATAAATACAGCCATTATTCAAGGAGCTCAGGGATTGGGTTTTGCTATCCCGATAAATATTGCTCGGGAAATTGGTCAGGAATTGATTAAAAAAGGAAAGATAGAGCGACCCTGGATAGGAATATATGGTGGTACAGTAACTCCTGAATTAAAAGCCAGATTGAATCTTTCTGTCGATAAAGGAGTCTTTATCTTTCGGGTAATTCCTGATAGTCCAGCAGACCTGGCTGGAATGCGGAAAAACGATATATTAATTAATTTTGGCGGTGAAAATCTGGACAGTATGGAAGAGCTCCTTCGAGAATTAAGAAAATATAAAATTGGGGATATAGTTCAATGTGTGGTACTTAGAGATGGTAAAAAGCTAAATTTAACTCTTAGATTAAAAGAACGTCCCGATCAAATCTCATGA
- a CDS encoding MBL fold metallo-hydrolase, with protein MVKISLQFSILASGSSGNSILVSTEQNKILIDAGLSGKRILEFLSKVGVGGEEIDAILLTHEHVDHIRGAGVLSRRFNIPIFANEGTWLAAAKDLGKIPEANCKIFDGPFSFGSMDIQPFSISHDAADPVGYVIRSGKAQLGIATDMGYVTEEVLQALKGVDHVILESNHDLEMLKMGPYPWSLKKRIMSNVGHLSNDDAGACVVKLAENCTPCIYLAHLSKDNNIPELAFLTVKNTIEDHGLCLNYDIRIEYTYRDRPTALFKAG; from the coding sequence ATGGTGAAAATTTCACTGCAATTTTCTATACTTGCCAGTGGTAGTTCAGGTAATTCAATTCTGGTGAGTACAGAGCAAAATAAAATTTTAATTGATGCAGGTTTAAGTGGAAAAAGGATTTTGGAATTTTTGAGTAAAGTAGGTGTTGGTGGAGAAGAGATTGATGCCATCTTACTTACCCATGAGCATGTGGACCATATCCGAGGTGCGGGAGTTCTCTCCCGGCGTTTTAATATTCCCATTTTTGCCAATGAAGGAACCTGGTTAGCAGCAGCTAAAGATTTAGGTAAGATTCCAGAGGCCAACTGTAAAATATTTGATGGGCCATTTTCTTTTGGAAGCATGGATATTCAGCCCTTTTCAATTTCTCATGATGCAGCAGATCCGGTGGGTTATGTGATCAGGTCAGGTAAAGCTCAATTGGGAATTGCGACAGATATGGGATATGTTACTGAAGAGGTGCTTCAGGCTTTAAAAGGTGTAGATCATGTTATATTGGAGTCAAATCATGATCTTGAAATGTTAAAAATGGGGCCTTATCCATGGTCATTAAAAAAACGAATTATGAGCAATGTGGGCCATCTTTCTAATGACGATGCTGGAGCCTGTGTGGTTAAATTAGCTGAAAACTGTACTCCGTGTATATATTTAGCCCATTTAAGTAAAGATAATAATATTCCGGAGTTAGCTTTTTTGACAGTTAAAAACACCATTGAAGATCATGGATTATGTTTGAATTATGATATCAGAATAGAATATACATACAGAGATCGACCTACGGCTTTATTCAAAGCCGGTTGA
- a CDS encoding GNAT family N-acetyltransferase yields the protein MGLAILRNPNLKDGNAEVGLLLDKRYWNRGYGTDILSAFIPA from the coding sequence ATAGGATTAGCAATTTTAAGAAATCCAAACTTAAAGGATGGCAATGCAGAGGTAGGACTATTATTAGATAAGCGGTATTGGAATAGAGGTTATGGAACAGATATTCTATCCGCTTTTATACCAGCTTAA
- a CDS encoding CheR family methyltransferase yields MITFEEFKTQASKILGLNLSSYKAKRVQRRVESLMRRRNIPDYTTCLELLRNNSNFRADFLNHFTINTSEFFRNPSNFVTLKNEIFPELFAGGKKVKIWSAPCSNGCEPYSLAIIIDELGIKSHQYEILGVDIDPNILQAAKKGIYNSGALKNVSTERLQKYFKQVGTNTFALSEKIKKMVHFKEFDLLKDTYSKNWDLILCRNFFIYLTSDVKDLLTRKFVDALRPGGILFLGNTEFIFEPEKFGLSKIVSSFYRKI; encoded by the coding sequence ATGATTACATTTGAAGAATTTAAAACTCAGGCCTCTAAAATTTTAGGACTTAATCTATCAAGCTATAAAGCAAAACGGGTTCAGCGGCGGGTAGAAAGTTTAATGCGCCGCCGTAATATACCCGATTATACTACCTGTTTAGAACTTTTAAGAAATAATTCTAATTTCCGGGCTGATTTCTTAAACCATTTTACTATTAATACCTCGGAATTTTTTCGAAATCCGTCTAACTTCGTAACTTTAAAAAATGAAATCTTCCCTGAACTTTTTGCAGGAGGTAAAAAAGTAAAAATCTGGAGCGCGCCCTGTTCTAACGGTTGTGAACCATACTCATTGGCTATCATCATTGATGAGCTGGGAATCAAATCACACCAATACGAAATTTTAGGTGTTGACATTGATCCTAACATTCTTCAGGCTGCAAAAAAGGGAATTTATAATTCCGGAGCACTTAAGAATGTCAGCACTGAACGGCTACAAAAGTATTTCAAACAGGTAGGTACCAATACCTTTGCCCTTAGTGAAAAAATCAAAAAAATGGTGCACTTTAAAGAATTCGATCTATTAAAAGATACTTACAGCAAAAATTGGGATTTAATTCTTTGCCGTAACTTTTTTATCTACTTAACTTCAGATGTTAAAGATCTTTTGACACGCAAATTTGTTGACGCCCTGCGTCCAGGAGGTATCCTCTTTTTAGGCAATACTGAGTTTATCTTTGAACCGGAAAAATTCGGACTTTCCAAGATTGTTTCAAGCTTTTACCGGAAAATATAA
- a CDS encoding GNAT family N-acetyltransferase gives MHDKLKEGKLTGIVAYYQKEPVGFIEAFSLDIASKLGFIVSGINTGGLMITCLSVRTEVSGYGVGSELIRKLEKEAQKKNFKTLEILSFPDSHNWQPLSLYKKQGFKEVKNIGELTLLKKSI, from the coding sequence TTGCATGATAAATTAAAAGAAGGAAAATTAACTGGAATTGTTGCTTATTATCAAAAGGAGCCCGTTGGTTTTATTGAAGCGTTTTCACTTGATATAGCAAGCAAATTAGGGTTTATTGTTTCAGGGATAAATACCGGAGGGTTAATGATTACCTGTTTATCGGTACGGACTGAGGTATCAGGGTATGGAGTCGGTTCTGAGCTTATTAGAAAACTTGAAAAAGAAGCTCAAAAAAAGAACTTCAAAACATTAGAAATTTTATCCTTTCCGGATAGTCACAACTGGCAACCATTATCCTTGTATAAAAAACAGGGTTTTAAAGAAGTAAAAAATATAGGTGAATTAACTTTACTAAAAAAATCTATTTAG
- a CDS encoding tryptophan transporter, with product MKIKTLTEISLLLAIGFVLHTLFPPIIFGMKPDFSLAMLFSIIIIKRDFKLALIAGLITGIFTALTTSFPGGQIANIVDKIITTIIMTVIILKMNRENFILVGLFNFIGTIISGVTFLGTAAIIFGLPGPMLTLILTVVLPTALINTLTGIILYSSIVQSKRLIRQTK from the coding sequence ATGAAAATTAAAACTTTAACTGAAATTAGCCTTTTATTGGCAATTGGATTTGTTTTGCACACATTATTCCCCCCCATTATTTTTGGAATGAAACCTGATTTTTCACTAGCTATGCTTTTTTCCATAATCATTATTAAACGGGATTTTAAACTGGCTCTGATAGCTGGCTTGATAACGGGAATATTTACTGCTCTAACTACCAGTTTTCCCGGTGGCCAGATAGCCAATATAGTGGATAAAATTATTACTACTATTATTATGACCGTAATTATCCTCAAAATGAATAGGGAGAACTTCATTTTAGTAGGGCTATTTAACTTTATTGGAACCATAATTAGCGGTGTAACCTTTTTAGGGACAGCTGCTATAATTTTTGGACTGCCCGGCCCGATGCTGACCCTCATCCTGACAGTAGTTTTACCTACCGCTCTCATCAATACCTTAACTGGAATAATTCTTTACTCTTCTATTGTACAGAGTAAACGGCTTATCAGGCAGACTAAGTAA
- the rlmH gene encoding 23S rRNA (pseudouridine(1915)-N(3))-methyltransferase RlmH, whose translation MKINIVAVGKIKENFIRTGIEEFLKRLSRYAKIKIMEVKDEKIPSNPSGVDLERVKEREADRILKLIPENSYVIVLAVQGKSMSSEELAKYIQNLMVQGHGEITFVIGGVVGLHQKVIDAADFVLSFSHMTFTHQMIRLILLEQLYRAFKIIKGEPYHY comes from the coding sequence ATGAAGATTAATATTGTGGCAGTAGGTAAGATTAAGGAAAATTTTATCCGAACCGGAATTGAAGAATTTTTAAAGCGTCTATCCCGTTATGCAAAGATCAAGATTATGGAAGTAAAAGATGAGAAGATTCCTTCTAATCCTAGCGGTGTAGATTTAGAAAGGGTTAAAGAGAGAGAAGCTGATAGAATTTTGAAGTTGATTCCCGAGAATTCCTATGTGATTGTGCTAGCAGTCCAGGGTAAGTCGATGAGTTCTGAAGAACTGGCAAAATATATTCAAAATTTGATGGTACAGGGACATGGTGAAATTACTTTTGTTATTGGTGGTGTTGTGGGATTACATCAAAAGGTAATAGATGCTGCTGATTTTGTACTCTCATTTTCCCATATGACTTTTACCCATCAGATGATACGGCTAATATTATTAGAACAGTTGTATCGGGCTTTTAAGATTATTAAAGGAGAACCTTATCATTATTAA
- a CDS encoding DUF3800 domain-containing protein yields the protein MYISYFDETEDDGFPNYSSKLFILTSIYMESNSWKSNFKEIIEFRRELKRLFNFPVKLEFHTKQFLCDKNPYRNFNWTPEQKVKILHKLFDLISTLDLKVINVCINKKI from the coding sequence ATGTATATTTCTTATTTTGATGAAACAGAAGATGATGGCTTCCCTAACTATTCATCTAAATTATTTATTTTAACTAGTATATATATGGAATCAAATTCTTGGAAAAGCAATTTTAAAGAAATAATTGAATTTAGAAGAGAACTAAAAAGATTATTTAACTTTCCAGTAAAGCTAGAATTTCATACTAAACAATTCCTATGTGATAAAAACCCATATAGAAACTTTAATTGGACTCCTGAACAAAAAGTAAAAATATTACATAAACTTTTTGATTTAATTTCTACATTAGATTTAAAAGTTATTAATGTGTGTATTAATAAAAAAATATAA
- a CDS encoding protein-glutamate methylesterase/protein-glutamine glutaminase, which yields MRNLIRVLIADDSAFMRRVISDLINSDPELQVIATARNGVEALELIKKLDPDVVTLDIEMPKLNGFETLKEIMRISPKPVVMISHLTQEGATTTLNCLEAGAMDFIPKPSGSISLDFAQVAKDLTEKIKMAYYNFKPAKVTLRSKSHRTIIPTSSFSGVRKDMVVAIGTSSGGPRALKEIIPLLPANFPAGIVIVQHMPPGFTRSLAERLNNESKIRVKEAEEGDRIEPGLALLAPGNYHLEIEAGGIVRLNQKPPLWGVRPCVDYMMETIAPLYGERVIGVILTGMGRDGANGMAAIKHYGGQTIAQDEETCLVYGMPRAVIERGLADYILPLHQIPHKIVQLLNQKR from the coding sequence ATGAGAAATTTAATTCGGGTACTAATTGCTGATGACTCTGCTTTTATGCGTCGAGTCATTTCCGATCTGATTAATTCTGACCCTGAATTGCAAGTCATTGCTACTGCCCGGAATGGGGTAGAAGCATTGGAGCTTATAAAAAAATTAGATCCAGATGTAGTTACTCTGGACATTGAAATGCCAAAATTAAATGGTTTTGAAACATTAAAAGAGATAATGCGAATTTCTCCAAAACCAGTGGTAATGATCAGTCATTTAACCCAGGAAGGAGCAACTACTACTTTAAATTGTCTGGAAGCAGGTGCTATGGATTTTATTCCTAAGCCTTCTGGGTCTATCTCTTTAGACTTTGCCCAGGTAGCAAAAGATTTAACAGAAAAAATAAAAATGGCCTATTACAATTTCAAACCAGCCAAAGTCACTCTTCGGTCAAAATCACATAGAACTATAATTCCCACCTCTTCTTTCTCCGGAGTACGAAAAGATATGGTAGTTGCAATTGGTACATCCTCTGGAGGACCACGGGCCTTAAAAGAAATAATTCCCTTACTTCCTGCAAATTTTCCTGCAGGAATAGTTATTGTCCAGCATATGCCTCCAGGCTTTACCCGTTCTCTCGCCGAACGGTTGAACAATGAGTCTAAAATTCGGGTCAAAGAAGCAGAAGAAGGAGACCGGATTGAACCAGGTCTTGCCCTTCTGGCCCCCGGGAATTATCACCTGGAAATTGAAGCCGGCGGCATTGTTCGCCTAAATCAAAAACCTCCCCTCTGGGGAGTCCGGCCATGTGTAGATTATATGATGGAAACCATCGCTCCTTTATACGGCGAACGGGTTATTGGAGTTATCCTTACCGGAATGGGTCGCGATGGTGCTAATGGTATGGCAGCTATTAAACATTATGGAGGACAGACTATTGCCCAGGACGAAGAGACCTGTTTAGTATATGGCATGCCCCGTGCAGTTATTGAACGGGGGTTGGCAGATTATATCTTACCACTACATCAAATACCCCATAAGATTGTCCAATTACTCAATCAGAAACGTTAA
- a CDS encoding ATP-binding cassette domain-containing protein, translating to MEQIFYPLLYQLNYKRICRYVLEENTRSQRLYEKIGFKREGSLGCCYFKDGKYQNAYLYFIINGIEKIGVDNMNRTTDLRIENVSFYYPDGKCANKNINLEINRGEIFGLLGPNGAGKTTLMKQIIGTLISSKGEIYVSGFNVRKEWNKIKPLVGYQSQFLYGLNELKVKEILYYTGLLKGLSAKEAKAQTNYLIDFFGMESFKDELIFNLSGGMRKITNFCLSIINNPRILLLDEPTTGIDPDKKQKIWEFLHQKTKEKEMTIFITSHNINEMEKFLDRVAIIINGEIKFVGTPTELKKRVNFEYILTIKGKIENDIVERYGLISTKKDLYEINLKNLKDVQKILNIILDTEIDKIEDIKIESTTLEDAFIQFNNKYGYA from the coding sequence ATGGAACAGATATTCTATCCGCTTTTATACCAGCTTAATTATAAACGAATATGTAGATATGTTCTTGAGGAAAATACGCGATCTCAAAGATTATATGAAAAAATAGGATTTAAACGTGAAGGTTCATTAGGATGCTGCTATTTTAAAGATGGAAAGTATCAAAATGCTTATTTGTATTTTATTATTAATGGAATTGAAAAAATAGGGGTAGATAATATGAATAGAACTACGGATCTAAGAATAGAAAATGTGAGTTTTTATTATCCTGATGGTAAATGTGCAAACAAAAATATTAATTTAGAGATTAACCGTGGAGAAATTTTTGGTTTGTTAGGCCCTAATGGAGCGGGTAAAACTACTTTAATGAAGCAAATTATTGGAACATTAATTTCGTCCAAAGGGGAAATTTACGTCAGCGGTTTTAATGTCAGGAAAGAATGGAATAAAATTAAGCCTTTAGTTGGATATCAGTCCCAGTTTTTATATGGTTTAAATGAATTAAAGGTTAAAGAAATATTATATTACACAGGATTATTAAAAGGACTTTCAGCAAAAGAAGCGAAAGCACAAACAAACTACTTGATTGATTTTTTTGGTATGGAATCTTTCAAAGACGAATTAATTTTTAACTTATCGGGTGGGATGAGAAAAATAACAAATTTTTGTTTAAGTATTATAAATAATCCGAGAATATTACTTTTAGATGAACCAACAACTGGTATTGACCCGGACAAGAAACAAAAAATATGGGAGTTTTTACATCAAAAAACAAAAGAAAAAGAAATGACTATATTCATTACTTCACATAATATAAATGAAATGGAAAAGTTTTTAGACCGGGTAGCAATAATTATAAATGGAGAAATTAAATTTGTTGGAACTCCAACAGAACTTAAAAAAAGAGTGAACTTTGAATATATTTTAACTATTAAAGGGAAGATAGAAAATGATATAGTGGAAAGGTATGGATTAATTAGTACAAAAAAAGACTTATATGAAATTAATTTAAAAAATCTAAAGGATGTGCAAAAAATATTAAATATAATTCTGGATACTGAAATTGATAAAATTGAAGATATAAAAATTGAATCGACAACTCTTGAAGACGCTTTTATTCAGTTTAATAATAAATATGGATATGCCTAA
- a CDS encoding IS1182 family transposase, which produces MKRKNHNKKTFIEYNMNQTMLPLSFDVFIPENHLVRVVNSAIERMNIEPLLEKYKGGGRSSYHPKMMLKVIVYAYTQRIYSSRRIAKALRENIYFMWLSGNNKPDFRTINRFRSEIMKDVIDEVFASVLELLIEEGYVKLENYFLDGTKIEANANKYSFVWRKATKKYKARLRAKINELLKEIEKTNEEENRLYGDNDLEEMGEGKEIDSKKLEEKIKELEERLEKNSKDKKLKKTVKELKDKCLPRMKKYEQQEEILNGRNSYSKTDTDATFMRMKEDHMKNGQLKPAYNVQIGTENQFVVGYSIHQRPADSRCLIPHLEKVKEVTGKIPENVIADSGYGSEENYDYLEKANTNIYVKYNTFHKEQKKKFKNDIFKVENWPYDKENDEFICPVQRRLIYCKTKEIKTENGYTKQIRYYKCENCDECELKENCTRAKGDRVIRINFKLREYKQKVKENLCSDKGMKLRSQRAIEAESVFGRIKGNWSFRRFLLRGLEKVKIEWGLLCIAHNLAKLATV; this is translated from the coding sequence ATGAAGAGGAAAAACCATAATAAAAAGACATTTATTGAATATAATATGAATCAGACAATGTTGCCTTTGAGTTTTGATGTGTTTATTCCTGAAAATCATTTAGTAAGGGTGGTAAATTCAGCTATAGAAAGGATGAATATTGAACCCCTGCTTGAAAAATATAAAGGTGGGGGTAGAAGCAGCTACCATCCGAAAATGATGCTTAAGGTTATAGTATATGCCTATACTCAGAGAATATATTCATCAAGACGAATTGCCAAGGCACTTCGGGAAAATATTTATTTTATGTGGCTTAGTGGTAACAATAAACCTGATTTTCGGACGATAAACCGATTCAGATCAGAGATCATGAAAGATGTTATTGATGAGGTATTTGCATCAGTATTGGAACTTCTTATAGAAGAAGGATATGTAAAGTTAGAGAATTACTTTTTAGATGGTACAAAAATAGAAGCTAATGCAAACAAATATAGCTTTGTCTGGAGAAAAGCGACAAAGAAGTACAAAGCAAGGCTTAGGGCAAAAATTAATGAACTTTTAAAAGAGATTGAGAAAACCAACGAAGAAGAGAATAGATTGTATGGGGATAATGACCTGGAGGAGATGGGTGAAGGAAAAGAAATAGATTCAAAGAAACTCGAAGAAAAAATTAAGGAACTTGAAGAACGTCTAGAAAAGAACTCCAAAGATAAGAAGTTAAAAAAAACAGTTAAAGAGCTCAAAGATAAATGTCTTCCTCGAATGAAAAAATATGAGCAGCAGGAAGAGATTTTAAATGGACGAAACAGTTATTCTAAAACAGATACTGATGCAACTTTTATGAGAATGAAAGAAGACCACATGAAAAATGGGCAATTGAAGCCCGCATATAATGTTCAGATAGGTACAGAGAATCAGTTTGTAGTTGGTTATAGTATTCATCAAAGGCCGGCAGATTCAAGATGCTTAATACCTCATTTAGAAAAAGTAAAAGAAGTTACAGGTAAGATTCCGGAAAATGTGATAGCTGATTCAGGTTATGGTAGTGAGGAAAATTATGATTACTTAGAGAAAGCCAATACTAATATTTATGTTAAGTATAATACTTTTCATAAAGAACAAAAGAAGAAGTTTAAAAATGATATATTTAAAGTAGAAAACTGGCCGTATGATAAAGAAAACGACGAGTTTATTTGTCCTGTTCAAAGAAGACTCATTTACTGTAAGACAAAAGAAATTAAGACTGAAAATGGATATACTAAACAAATTAGATATTACAAATGCGAAAATTGTGATGAGTGTGAGTTAAAAGAAAATTGTACCAGGGCCAAAGGTGATCGAGTAATAAGAATAAATTTTAAATTACGTGAATATAAGCAAAAGGTAAAGGAAAACCTTTGTTCCGATAAAGGTATGAAACTCCGTTCTCAAAGAGCAATTGAAGCGGAATCTGTCTTTGGAAGGATCAAAGGTAATTGGTCATTCCGGAGATTTCTGCTTCGTGGCCTTGAGAAAGTAAAAATTGAATGGGGTTTACTGTGTATAGCCCATAACCTGGCTAAACTGGCAACAGTATAG